The following are from one region of the Methanospirillum hungatei genome:
- a CDS encoding cation:proton antiporter yields MEHNLIIANEIIIITLLLVAIIASMTLRHLKMPYSIGLVIIGYAFSEFVVPHIEALKSIGPYFPAADIILYIFLPPLIFESAIAVNTRLLNRNLFPVLCLAIFGVIISAGIIGYMISWYFAIPLLFALLFGALISSTDPVAVISIFKEVGVPKRLQILVEGESLLNDACSIIMFQLVLLLISRPLLKNDLNFLETSALFTSQLLTSFIGGILIGVVGGIILRTILRKTPLHSHIHQTATLVAAYLTYLLGDELGFSGVIAVVACGFITAQAASDWIGPDRREELNRFWEYIGFLANSLIFLLVGITIASLEDLSLLIKGGILGIFFLIGAVLLARLVPVIGTFAIFNRFTKHKVPFSYQAICFWGGLRGAVAIALVLSIPLSLPFRDLIIAFSILTVLFTIFVEGMTIGPLIQFLGLGQSKLLRTFHQLYGELVTFRAAQSSLENANIRGIIDSAILDEHIRKHKEKSHNIEQMVREFWKNVHQNPDRMSVIRLFQLEALHYEQKQYRQLYDNGLILPPVYTELQYQITIREDFIQSGNIYTDIRLYAPGSRYKIKFCKFLKRSFPDSKMLNTYQKRIDIHLIFASIAIYIASSATIEYLEKLAKWVCLNPAEISEIIGFYKKIKQKALIHLTSEQVIGTQNLIYVSGYLAERTAGAGIIQVITHHIEEGIGDEKTLGHMIDGFIKEKNKARKKVFKSCGDEILP; encoded by the coding sequence ATGGAACATAATCTTATTATTGCCAATGAAATAATCATCATAACTCTTCTTCTTGTCGCAATTATTGCTTCAATGACATTGCGTCACCTGAAAATGCCCTATTCCATCGGGCTTGTTATTATCGGATATGCCTTTTCTGAATTTGTTGTTCCTCATATTGAAGCATTAAAGTCAATTGGACCTTATTTTCCTGCAGCGGATATCATTCTTTATATTTTTCTTCCACCATTGATTTTTGAATCTGCAATAGCGGTAAATACCCGTCTGCTTAATAGAAATTTGTTTCCGGTATTATGCCTTGCAATTTTCGGTGTAATCATCTCTGCAGGGATTATTGGATATATGATATCATGGTATTTTGCAATCCCTCTTCTCTTTGCTCTCCTGTTTGGAGCTTTGATCTCGTCTACTGACCCGGTAGCCGTTATTTCTATTTTTAAAGAGGTAGGGGTCCCGAAGCGATTGCAAATACTTGTTGAAGGAGAAAGTCTGTTAAATGATGCTTGCTCTATCATTATGTTTCAGTTAGTGCTTCTTCTCATTAGCAGACCACTACTGAAAAATGACCTTAACTTTTTGGAAACTTCTGCTCTTTTTACTTCACAATTACTCACATCATTTATTGGTGGAATCCTCATCGGTGTGGTGGGGGGTATCATTCTTCGGACTATCCTGAGAAAAACACCCTTGCATTCACATATTCATCAGACCGCAACTCTCGTTGCAGCATATCTGACCTATCTTCTTGGAGATGAATTGGGATTTTCCGGAGTCATTGCTGTCGTCGCATGTGGGTTTATTACCGCACAGGCAGCATCAGATTGGATAGGACCTGATCGTCGTGAGGAATTGAATCGATTCTGGGAATATATCGGATTTCTTGCAAATAGTCTGATCTTTCTCCTTGTAGGTATTACCATAGCATCTTTGGAAGATCTCTCTCTTCTCATCAAAGGTGGAATATTGGGGATATTCTTCCTCATTGGTGCAGTTTTACTTGCAAGACTTGTTCCGGTTATTGGAACATTTGCAATATTTAACCGGTTTACAAAACATAAGGTTCCCTTTTCATATCAAGCAATCTGTTTCTGGGGTGGTCTTCGTGGAGCTGTGGCTATTGCCCTGGTTCTTTCTATCCCACTTTCTCTGCCATTTCGGGATCTCATTATTGCATTCTCCATCCTTACAGTACTATTTACGATTTTTGTAGAGGGTATGACCATTGGGCCCCTTATTCAGTTTCTTGGCCTTGGACAGTCAAAATTGCTCCGAACATTTCACCAATTATATGGAGAACTTGTTACATTCAGGGCGGCACAATCCAGTCTTGAAAATGCAAATATTAGAGGGATTATTGATTCAGCGATTCTTGATGAGCATATTAGAAAGCATAAAGAGAAATCTCATAATATAGAGCAGATGGTTCGGGAATTCTGGAAAAATGTTCATCAAAACCCTGACCGGATGAGTGTTATCAGGCTATTTCAGCTTGAAGCACTCCACTATGAACAGAAACAATACCGACAACTTTATGACAACGGGCTAATTCTTCCTCCAGTATATACTGAGCTTCAATATCAGATTACGATCCGAGAGGATTTCATTCAGTCAGGTAATATTTATACAGACATTCGTCTTTATGCACCCGGGTCAAGGTATAAAATAAAATTTTGCAAGTTTCTTAAACGATCATTCCCGGATAGTAAAATGTTAAACACTTATCAGAAACGGATTGATATTCATTTGATTTTTGCTTCTATAGCAATTTATATTGCTTCATCAGCAACAATAGAATATCTAGAAAAACTAGCAAAATGGGTATGTCTTAATCCTGCAGAAATATCTGAGATCATTGGTTTCTATAAAAAAATCAAACAAAAAGCACTCATTCATCTTACCTCAGAGCAGGTTATTGGGACACAAAACCTGATATATGTCAGTGGATATTTGGCTGAGCGAACAGCAGGAGCAGGCATTATACAGGTAATCACCCATCATATCGAAGAAGGTATAGGAGATGAAAAAACTCTTGGACATATGATTGATGGGTTTATTAAAGAAAAAAATAAAGCGAGAAAAAAAGTGTTCAAATCTTGTGGCGATGAAATACTTCCTTAA
- a CDS encoding HdeD family acid-resistance protein: MDSEKILAIILSIVVLLFGLVSVTAPTAVFDFLVLIVGVIFLIFGILTAGVALSAESGTPKMILLGSGLVSILIGLLAIISPYVATIAIGYLIALWLTLNGLLTIAYAVSISWEKHRILTGIAGIISLLIGIYLFMNPSAGTALLIMILGIFFIISGILSLIMAIFYWKK, encoded by the coding sequence ATGGATTCAGAAAAGATCCTTGCAATCATTTTAAGCATCGTAGTTCTGTTATTTGGTTTAGTATCAGTCACCGCACCTACCGCTGTCTTTGATTTCCTAGTTCTTATTGTTGGCGTTATCTTTTTGATATTTGGAATTCTGACTGCGGGAGTTGCTTTATCAGCAGAGAGTGGAACACCAAAGATGATACTCTTGGGATCTGGTCTTGTGAGTATTCTCATCGGACTTCTTGCAATCATCTCCCCATATGTCGCAACGATTGCAATAGGATATCTCATAGCATTATGGCTTACCCTCAATGGTTTGCTTACCATTGCATATGCTGTCTCAATCTCATGGGAAAAACATCGAATCCTGACCGGTATTGCTGGAATTATCAGTTTACTCATTGGTATTTACTTGTTCATGAATCCGAGTGCAGGAACAGCTCTTCTCATCATGATTCTCGGAATATTCTTTATCATTTCAGGAATACTGTCACTAATAATGGCAATTTTTTACTGGAAAAAATAA
- a CDS encoding PP2C family protein-serine/threonine phosphatase, whose product MALSRIVVRVNATWHHEPAKAIGSANTIITQDSKSGMFVTLFYGILSEQDRTLTYVNAGHNPPIVYRAADDSFQELSMTGIAIGVLEDEIYDQRSVLINSGDIIVLYTDGVTESLSSSHEMFGELRLKSIIRENKSLTATLIQNKIFEEVQKFSESEPQFDDITLLIIKGIP is encoded by the coding sequence ATGGCATTATCCCGTATTGTAGTCAGAGTAAATGCAACCTGGCACCATGAACCAGCGAAGGCAATTGGTTCTGCAAATACGATAATCACACAAGACTCAAAGTCAGGAATGTTTGTAACCCTTTTTTATGGGATACTCTCTGAACAGGATAGGACCCTTACCTATGTCAATGCAGGACATAATCCACCTATTGTATATCGGGCAGCAGATGATAGTTTCCAAGAATTATCAATGACTGGGATAGCAATTGGTGTTCTTGAAGATGAAATTTATGACCAGAGATCTGTTCTGATTAATTCTGGTGATATCATTGTTCTCTATACTGATGGTGTGACTGAATCTTTGAGTTCATCACATGAGATGTTTGGTGAATTACGCCTTAAATCAATTATCCGTGAGAATAAATCATTAACCGCTACTCTCATTCAAAATAAAATATTTGAAGAAGTACAAAAATTTAGTGAATCAGAACCACAATTTGATGATATCACCCTTCTTATTATAAAAGGAATACCATAA
- a CDS encoding PAS domain-containing protein, giving the protein MEEIINFLPDATFVIDLNGQVIAWNKAMEDITGASASQMLGKGNYAYAIPFYGERKPMLANLILLPDEEIAKRYNNITRDGDTLVVDIFIPSFGKDGTYFWAKASPLYDEHGEIYGAIESIRDISDRKRAEHESEISRKRLEEIINFLPDATVVIDTNGIVRAWNHAMEQISEVSAVNMVGKGNYEYALPFYGERRPILTDLVFQPIAELEEKYSHIDREGDTLIVDTFLPLSGKEGRFVWAKASPLYDLKGTITGSIETIRDITDRRKMEERLARSKAELDIAAEIQRSFLPDTIPIIQGFDVAATSVMAKEVGGDFFDVIPMELVPLHKGL; this is encoded by the coding sequence TTGGAGGAGATTATTAACTTCCTCCCTGATGCTACCTTCGTTATTGATCTGAATGGACAAGTTATCGCCTGGAATAAGGCTATGGAGGATATCACAGGAGCTTCTGCTTCTCAAATGCTTGGAAAGGGTAACTATGCATATGCCATTCCTTTTTACGGAGAACGAAAACCAATGCTTGCAAACCTCATTCTTCTTCCGGATGAAGAAATAGCAAAACGATATAATAATATCACTCGGGATGGAGATACGCTCGTTGTAGATATCTTTATTCCCTCTTTTGGGAAAGATGGAACATATTTCTGGGCCAAAGCAAGTCCCCTTTATGATGAACATGGAGAAATATATGGAGCGATAGAGAGTATCAGAGATATTTCTGACCGAAAACGGGCTGAACATGAATCTGAAATTTCTCGAAAAAGGCTTGAGGAGATAATCAATTTCCTTCCTGATGCTACCGTTGTTATTGACACGAACGGGATTGTTCGGGCATGGAATCATGCAATGGAACAAATTTCTGAAGTCTCTGCGGTAAATATGGTTGGGAAAGGAAATTATGAATATGCTCTTCCCTTTTATGGAGAGCGAAGACCCATACTTACAGATCTGGTATTTCAGCCAATAGCAGAACTAGAGGAAAAATATTCGCACATTGATCGGGAAGGAGACACTCTCATTGTGGATACATTTCTTCCGTTATCTGGAAAAGAGGGTCGTTTTGTTTGGGCCAAAGCAAGTCCCCTCTATGATCTGAAGGGCACCATAACAGGATCAATTGAGACCATCAGGGATATAACTGACCGAAGAAAGATGGAGGAACGCCTTGCCAGATCAAAAGCAGAACTTGACATCGCTGCAGAAATTCAGCGAAGTTTTCTTCCTGACACGATTCCTATCATTCAAGGTTTTGATGTAGCAGCGACCAGTGTGATGGCAAAAGAAGTCGGAGGAGATTTTTTTGATGTTATACCAATGGAACTTGTTCCTCTCCATAAAGGACTGTAA
- a CDS encoding PAS domain-containing protein — protein MKPKMEGYCEEIINFLPDATFVIDLDGKVIAWNHALENITGVTASQMLGKGNYAYAIPFYGERKPMLSNLILLPDEEIEKRYNHINRDGDTLVVDIFIPSFGKDGTYFWAKASPLYDPGGNVVGAIETIRDITDRVKAENEIKKNCSTFGGDY, from the coding sequence ATGAAACCAAAAATGGAAGGGTATTGTGAAGAAATAATTAACTTCCTCCCTGATGCTACCTTCGTTATTGATCTGGATGGAAAGGTCATTGCCTGGAACCATGCTTTAGAGAATATTACTGGAGTTACTGCTTCTCAAATGCTTGGAAAGGGTAACTATGCATATGCCATTCCTTTTTATGGTGAACGAAAACCAATGCTTTCAAATCTCATTCTTCTCCCTGATGAGGAAATTGAAAAACGGTATAATCATATCAATCGAGATGGTGACACGCTCGTAGTTGATATTTTTATTCCTTCTTTTGGGAAAGATGGAACATATTTCTGGGCCAAAGCAAGTCCCCTTTATGATCCGGGCGGGAACGTGGTTGGTGCCATTGAGACCATCAGGGATATTACCGATCGGGTAAAAGCGGAAAATGAGATAAAAAAAAACTGTTCAACGTTTGGAGGAGATTATTAA
- a CDS encoding secondary thiamine-phosphate synthase enzyme YjbQ, which produces MKWTTINIQSNTRIQFIDITLRISEIIRESGVKSGTCVIFSQHTTAGLTINENADPDVTRDILVSLSRLIPPTGDYRHAEGNSDAHLKASLMGFSLTVPIIDGRLSLGTWQGLYFCEFDGPRNRHVLTGISGV; this is translated from the coding sequence ATGAAATGGACAACTATCAATATTCAATCAAATACCAGAATTCAATTCATTGATATCACACTTCGCATCTCTGAAATTATACGGGAATCAGGAGTGAAAAGTGGAACTTGTGTAATTTTTTCCCAACATACCACAGCAGGTTTGACAATTAATGAAAATGCAGATCCTGATGTAACAAGAGACATTTTAGTCAGTCTTTCACGACTTATTCCCCCTACCGGAGATTACAGGCATGCTGAAGGGAATTCTGATGCTCATTTGAAGGCTTCACTTATGGGGTTTTCTCTTACGGTACCAATCATCGATGGCAGGTTAAGCCTCGGAACCTGGCAAGGTCTTTACTTTTGCGAATTTGATGGTCCCCGGAATAGGCACGTTTTGACAGGGATATCCGGAGTTTAA
- a CDS encoding MBL fold metallo-hydrolase, with product MMYSADTMIKPVPLGFVTAYIVKQNGIILIDAGIPGSEEIILGTLKGLGFKPPDVSLIIITHGHQDHAGSAAALQEETGAPIICHSADAGYLENGKQGRLKPCSIVGYFLKFFFNRKKLSVFPPVHPDILIESPYDLRPYGISGMIVPTPGHTKGSVSIVLNSGERFIGDLIFPKIPSGKPGLPFWAEKPELIMDSIRNICDSTCTRIYPGHGGPYTYYDLYDLMS from the coding sequence ATGATGTATTCTGCTGATACGATGATTAAACCCGTTCCTCTTGGATTTGTTACTGCTTACATCGTAAAACAGAATGGAATTATACTTATTGACGCCGGAATTCCTGGAAGCGAAGAAATAATTCTGGGCACGTTAAAAGGTCTTGGTTTCAAACCACCGGATGTATCGCTTATCATTATTACTCATGGACATCAGGACCATGCTGGGTCAGCTGCTGCTCTCCAAGAGGAGACGGGTGCACCAATTATATGCCATTCAGCAGATGCTGGTTATCTGGAAAATGGAAAACAGGGGAGATTAAAGCCATGTTCGATAGTGGGATATTTTCTAAAATTCTTTTTCAATAGAAAAAAACTATCAGTATTTCCACCGGTTCATCCAGATATTCTCATTGAATCACCCTATGATCTGAGGCCTTATGGTATTTCCGGAATGATTGTCCCAACCCCTGGTCATACAAAAGGTTCAGTCTCAATTGTTTTAAATTCAGGAGAGAGATTTATTGGTGATCTCATTTTTCCTAAAATTCCTTCTGGAAAACCAGGGTTACCATTCTGGGCCGAAAAGCCTGAGTTAATAATGGATAGTATTCGGAACATTTGTGATAGTACTTGTACAAGAATATATCCTGGACATGGGGGACCTTATACCTATTATGATCTATATGATTTAATGAGTTAG
- a CDS encoding cupin domain-containing protein yields MADKNREDLHGKVIRLNDLVEYQNGTIASRMVIVSKAGSITLFSFDEGEEISEHTAPYDAVVTVLEGVCDVTLNLAIFRMKEGETIIFPAHAPHAVKAVTRFKMMLTMIRE; encoded by the coding sequence ATGGCCGATAAAAACCGAGAGGATCTTCATGGAAAAGTCATAAGACTGAATGATCTTGTTGAATACCAGAATGGAACAATCGCCAGTCGAATGGTCATAGTATCAAAAGCTGGATCAATTACTCTATTTTCATTTGACGAAGGAGAAGAGATATCTGAGCATACTGCCCCATATGATGCAGTTGTAACCGTTCTTGAAGGGGTTTGTGATGTAACTCTTAATTTGGCTATATTTCGAATGAAGGAAGGAGAAACAATAATATTTCCAGCACATGCACCCCATGCCGTGAAGGCAGTCACCCGGTTTAAGATGATGTTAACGATGATCAGGGAATAA
- a CDS encoding PAS domain S-box protein — protein MVLEDGALMPDYTIIDNTCDLTNSQPKISVLYVDDESNLLELGKLFLEDTGEFLVDILYSAEEALSSSNLRFYDAIISDYQMPDMDGIEFLKEVRKQIGDTPFIIFTGKGREDVVIEAINNGADFYLQKGGEARSQYAELSHKIKQAVGKKRAERSLRDSKKQLSDIIEFLPDATFAINKSGLVIAWNRAIEEMTGISSAQIMGKGNYEYALPFYGHRRPLLLDLIQNPDNTITSYYSNINRIGNAITAEAVLSFPKGNDVYTLIKACPLYNQSGEITGAIESIRDITQAKKTGLSLIESEIKFRNLVEYSRDSILIVDFFGIIQFLNPTGLSMVDEDNLDQIIGKKYLRNYIHPDFLEMVIKDMNLIAQGNEGYTLQYKLVTGKNREIWVEGHGRKIPHQHSEAILISLREITERKLAEEKLRESEEKFRSFAELQPQMVFETDIHLTLTYINQHGRSESQTPQNIIKEGISALDFIHPSYHTKVKDNIQKLIDGIPYELEEYLAIRKDGSTFPINIYSSPIYRNGTVTGIRGVIIDISERKRFETELKESEEKFRALVEQSHDGTIIVDFSGNVLFANPRIGIIIGHTNVQNLVHNSNIFSFILPEFHEQIKHDMNEVKSGHEGYAVLYQVQTVDNRKIWIECTGKKISYSGFPAILLSIHDITERKIAEDALRDSEEKMGTIFRNNPVALTVVSAADGVFADVNEAFLKMTGYEKSSVIGKTSEELGIFSDNNQYRNLLSLLQNQKPVSGLEIICQKASGEKNICRFSSGFIMMGNKPHILSSIEDITMQKSLQSAFEALIRSMVGTIGINSLKTITENIHSWLNADCTMIGEILEDKKTVKVLSMILDGKEIYDYSYTLVGTPCENVAEKGFCVYTDDVEKIFPNSPDLQEFNIRGYIGTPLRNSDGEVVGILCALFRQPIEPSIAIQKILEIIAVKAAAEIERAQIEKTLLKSQRDLEEAMDLANLANWEYDVARDMFTFNDRFYSLYGTTAEREGGYHMSSQTYARKFSLPGDSHLVAKEVERDIQATDPNFLSHVEHRIIRGDGEVRHISVRIRITKDNLGRTTKTHGVNQDITERKRAEEVIRKANRQLSLLTGITRHDILNKISVMYTLLELGQLECKDPELSGYLQSTISTIEEIQSLIEFTRVYEELGSQEPQWVDLQSVISKLHIPDSIHFIKDIADISIFADLMIQKVFFTLLDNSIRHGQKVTEIRIFTKEIKGGIVVIWEDNGLGIAYDEKEEIFGKGFGKNTGFGLFLAQEILNLTDICIKETGIPGDGARFEIFILPDGWKKS, from the coding sequence TTGGTACTTGAAGATGGAGCTCTGATGCCGGATTATACAATAATTGATAATACATGTGATTTAACGAATTCTCAACCAAAAATTTCAGTTCTTTATGTAGACGATGAAAGTAACCTTCTTGAATTGGGAAAACTTTTTCTTGAAGATACAGGAGAATTTCTGGTTGATATATTATATAGTGCAGAAGAAGCTTTGAGCTCTTCAAATCTTCGATTTTATGATGCCATTATTTCTGACTATCAAATGCCAGATATGGATGGTATTGAATTTCTAAAAGAAGTAAGAAAACAGATTGGGGACACCCCATTTATTATATTCACCGGCAAGGGTCGTGAAGATGTTGTTATTGAGGCAATAAATAATGGGGCAGATTTTTACCTCCAGAAAGGTGGGGAGGCTAGATCCCAATATGCAGAATTATCTCATAAAATTAAACAGGCAGTAGGAAAAAAGCGAGCAGAACGATCATTACGGGACTCTAAAAAACAGTTATCTGACATCATCGAATTTCTTCCTGATGCAACATTTGCTATAAACAAATCAGGCCTTGTTATCGCGTGGAATCGTGCCATTGAAGAAATGACAGGAATTTCCTCAGCTCAAATTATGGGAAAAGGAAATTATGAATATGCCCTTCCATTCTATGGACATCGCAGGCCACTTCTTTTAGATTTAATCCAGAATCCAGATAATACGATAACATCATATTACTCAAACATTAATCGGATTGGTAATGCAATTACGGCTGAAGCTGTTCTCTCCTTTCCAAAAGGAAATGATGTATATACTCTGATTAAAGCATGCCCATTATATAATCAATCCGGAGAAATTACCGGAGCTATTGAATCAATTCGAGACATTACTCAAGCTAAAAAAACAGGGTTATCACTCATAGAAAGCGAAATTAAATTTAGAAACCTGGTAGAATATTCTCGTGACAGTATTCTTATTGTCGATTTTTTTGGAATAATCCAGTTTTTGAATCCCACCGGATTATCTATGGTGGACGAAGATAATCTGGATCAAATCATCGGTAAAAAATATTTACGTAATTATATTCATCCAGATTTTTTAGAAATGGTAATCAAGGATATGAATTTGATTGCGCAGGGAAATGAGGGATACACCCTTCAATATAAGTTAGTAACTGGGAAAAATAGGGAAATCTGGGTTGAAGGGCATGGACGAAAAATTCCACACCAACATTCTGAAGCGATTCTTATTTCGTTACGTGAAATTACAGAAAGAAAACTGGCTGAAGAAAAGTTACGAGAGAGTGAAGAAAAATTCCGCTCCTTTGCAGAACTTCAACCACAAATGGTATTTGAGACTGATATCCATCTTACTCTGACATATATTAATCAACATGGACGATCTGAAAGTCAGACACCTCAAAATATTATAAAAGAAGGTATATCTGCTTTAGATTTTATCCATCCATCATATCATACAAAAGTCAAAGATAATATTCAAAAACTGATAGATGGAATTCCTTATGAATTAGAAGAATACCTGGCAATTCGAAAGGATGGAAGCACATTTCCCATTAATATTTACTCTTCCCCAATCTATAGAAATGGAACAGTAACCGGTATCAGGGGTGTCATTATAGACATCTCTGAACGAAAAAGATTTGAGACTGAATTAAAAGAAAGTGAAGAGAAGTTTCGTGCACTTGTGGAGCAATCTCATGACGGAACAATTATTGTTGACTTTTCCGGAAATGTATTATTTGCAAATCCCCGAATAGGTATTATTATCGGACATACCAATGTTCAGAATCTTGTTCACAATTCAAATATTTTTTCTTTTATACTCCCAGAATTTCACGAACAAATAAAACATGATATGAACGAAGTTAAATCCGGACATGAGGGGTATGCTGTATTATATCAGGTACAAACAGTAGATAACCGAAAAATTTGGATTGAATGTACTGGTAAAAAAATATCATATTCAGGTTTTCCTGCAATTCTTCTTTCTATTCATGATATTACCGAACGAAAAATTGCTGAAGATGCTCTCCGGGATTCTGAAGAAAAAATGGGAACAATCTTTAGAAACAATCCTGTTGCATTAACTGTAGTTTCGGCAGCGGATGGTGTTTTTGCAGACGTAAATGAAGCTTTTTTAAAAATGACAGGGTATGAAAAATCATCCGTCATAGGAAAAACTTCTGAAGAATTAGGTATTTTCTCAGATAATAATCAATATCGTAATTTATTATCATTATTACAAAACCAAAAACCAGTTTCAGGCTTGGAGATCATCTGTCAGAAAGCTTCAGGAGAAAAAAATATTTGCAGATTTTCTTCAGGATTTATCATGATGGGGAATAAACCCCACATTCTCTCTTCTATCGAAGATATAACCATGCAAAAAAGTCTACAATCTGCATTTGAGGCACTCATTCGAAGTATGGTCGGGACAATAGGTATCAACTCGCTAAAGACCATAACTGAAAACATTCATTCATGGCTCAATGCAGATTGTACCATGATTGGAGAAATTCTAGAAGATAAAAAGACTGTGAAAGTTCTTTCGATGATTCTTGATGGGAAAGAAATTTATGATTATTCATATACTCTTGTTGGCACTCCCTGCGAGAATGTAGCTGAAAAAGGATTTTGTGTATATACTGATGATGTTGAGAAAATCTTTCCAAATAGTCCTGATTTACAGGAATTTAATATTCGGGGCTATATTGGAACACCTCTTCGAAACTCGGATGGAGAAGTTGTAGGCATTCTTTGTGCACTTTTCAGACAACCAATAGAGCCATCAATAGCCATTCAAAAAATTTTAGAAATAATTGCTGTTAAGGCTGCAGCAGAAATTGAACGTGCTCAAATAGAGAAAACTTTGTTAAAAAGTCAGAGAGATCTTGAAGAGGCAATGGATCTTGCAAATCTGGCAAATTGGGAATACGATGTAGCACGTGATATGTTCACATTTAATGATCGATTTTATTCATTATATGGAACAACTGCAGAACGTGAAGGGGGTTATCATATGAGTTCTCAAACCTATGCACGAAAATTCTCTTTGCCAGGAGATTCTCATTTAGTTGCCAAAGAAGTCGAAAGAGATATTCAAGCAACAGATCCCAATTTTTTATCTCATGTTGAGCATCGGATTATACGGGGTGATGGAGAGGTTCGTCACATTAGTGTTCGTATTCGTATAACAAAAGATAATTTGGGACGGACCACCAAGACTCATGGTGTCAATCAGGATATTACCGAGCGAAAGAGAGCTGAAGAGGTTATCAGAAAAGCAAACCGTCAATTGAGTTTACTGACCGGTATTACTCGTCATGATATCCTGAACAAAATCTCTGTGATGTATACACTACTTGAACTCGGGCAATTGGAATGCAAAGATCCTGAATTATCCGGTTATCTTCAATCTACTATTTCTACAATCGAAGAAATTCAATCTTTAATAGAATTTACACGTGTTTATGAAGAATTAGGGTCTCAGGAACCTCAATGGGTTGATCTCCAGTCGGTCATCTCTAAGTTACATATTCCTGATTCAATACATTTCATAAAAGATATAGCTGACATAAGTATTTTTGCTGACTTGATGATTCAAAAGGTTTTTTTCACCTTACTTGATAATTCGATTCGTCATGGTCAGAAGGTTACCGAAATCCGTATTTTTACGAAAGAGATCAAAGGAGGTATAGTTGTTATATGGGAAGACAATGGTTTAGGAATTGCTTATGATGAGAAAGAGGAAATATTCGGGAAAGGATTTGGAAAAAATACAGGATTTGGTCTTTTTCTCGCACAAGAAATTCTAAATCTTACCGATATTTGCATCAAAGAAACCGGAATACCTGGAGATGGAGCACGTTTTGAGATATTCATTTTACCAGATGGATGGAAAAAATCATAA
- a CDS encoding 4Fe-4S binding protein, protein MAKESGADLIGIADPKELSGQEYQGNSPLEISEQFQSIILIGVMIPKGAFMPLPKGRALYTNTLMAGTATLRIISYKIARKLEEENFLASIAPSEGSEFGYWYADKKTLKADFSMKYAAFCAGLGSFGKNHLFISEKYGSRVRFMAIVTDALLEHGTRSATFLHSSCKNCTACIDACPAHAIHEDGTISRSSCAEYMFQTLGGLRCGMCIRSCPLSCPD, encoded by the coding sequence ATGGCAAAAGAATCGGGAGCAGACCTTATTGGAATAGCAGATCCAAAAGAGTTGTCTGGTCAAGAATACCAAGGTAATAGTCCACTTGAAATAAGTGAACAATTTCAATCAATTATTCTCATTGGTGTTATGATCCCGAAAGGTGCCTTTATGCCTCTTCCGAAAGGACGAGCATTATATACAAATACACTTATGGCAGGTACTGCTACCCTCAGGATCATATCATACAAAATTGCCAGGAAATTGGAAGAAGAAAATTTTCTTGCGAGTATTGCACCGAGTGAAGGAAGCGAATTTGGTTATTGGTATGCAGATAAAAAAACTTTAAAAGCTGATTTCTCAATGAAATATGCTGCATTTTGTGCTGGGTTAGGATCATTTGGTAAAAATCATCTCTTTATTTCTGAAAAGTATGGATCACGAGTCAGGTTTATGGCGATTGTAACGGATGCTCTTCTAGAGCATGGAACCAGATCTGCGACTTTTTTACATTCTTCATGCAAAAATTGTACCGCTTGTATCGATGCATGTCCAGCACATGCAATTCATGAGGACGGCACAATTTCCCGTTCATCATGTGCTGAGTATATGTTTCAAACGCTTGGTGGTCTCCGGTGTGGGATGTGCATACGTTCCTGTCCGTTATCCTGTCCGGATTAG